A part of Variovorax sp. HW608 genomic DNA contains:
- a CDS encoding YqaA family protein, which yields MQAWLDSLLALLALPHYGLSTLFIAAFVSATLIPVGSEPALFGLLKLNPELFWPAIFVATAGNTLGGAVTWWMGWGAHKVADKYAHSKTHLRALAWLERLGPKACLLAWLPVVGDPLCAVAGWLKLPFWPCVAYMAIGKFLRYVTMTVALLYIWPN from the coding sequence ATGCAAGCCTGGCTCGACTCACTTCTCGCGCTTCTCGCCCTGCCACACTACGGCCTGAGCACGCTCTTCATCGCCGCATTCGTGTCGGCAACGCTGATCCCCGTGGGCTCGGAGCCGGCGCTGTTCGGACTGCTCAAGCTCAATCCCGAACTGTTCTGGCCGGCGATCTTCGTCGCCACCGCGGGCAACACGCTGGGTGGCGCCGTCACCTGGTGGATGGGCTGGGGCGCCCACAAGGTCGCGGACAAGTACGCCCATTCGAAGACGCATCTGCGCGCCCTCGCGTGGCTCGAACGCCTCGGGCCCAAGGCATGCCTCCTGGCCTGGTTGCCGGTCGTCGGCGATCCGCTGTGCGCAGTGGCCGGGTGGCTGAAACTTCCCTTCTGGCCCTGCGTGGCCTACATGGCGATCGGCAAGTTCCTGCGCTACGTCACGATGACGGTGGCGCTGCTCTATATCTGGCCGAACTGA
- the dusB gene encoding tRNA dihydrouridine synthase DusB, with protein sequence MTLHIGNIALENRLFVAPMAGVTDRPFRMLCRELGAGYAVSEMVTSRKELWNSLKTSRRANHDGEPGPISVQIAGTDADMMSEATQYNIDRGAQIIDINMGCPAKKVCNKWAGSALMRDEPLALEIVEAVVRSAAPHNVPVTLKMRTGWSEDHRNAVTLARRFEAAGVQMLTVHGRTREQGYKGHAEYDTIAAVKAAVRIPVVANGDITSPEKARDVLASTGADAIMVGRAAQGRPWIFREIAHFLDTGTHLAPPLVAEVRRLMLDHLKEHYALYGEYSGVRTARKHIGWYVRALPGGEAFRFAMNAIEDCDAQWRAVAAFFDLLAGQMDRIPAAAEGSLDPVDEQMVDALA encoded by the coding sequence ATGACCTTGCACATCGGCAACATCGCGCTGGAAAACCGCCTGTTCGTCGCACCCATGGCGGGTGTCACGGACCGGCCGTTTCGCATGTTGTGCCGCGAACTCGGTGCGGGCTATGCAGTGAGCGAGATGGTCACTTCGCGCAAGGAGCTGTGGAACAGCCTCAAGACCTCGCGACGCGCCAATCACGATGGCGAGCCCGGCCCCATTTCGGTGCAGATCGCCGGCACCGATGCGGACATGATGTCCGAGGCCACGCAATACAACATCGATCGCGGCGCGCAGATCATCGACATCAACATGGGCTGCCCGGCCAAGAAGGTCTGCAACAAATGGGCCGGCTCCGCGTTGATGCGCGACGAGCCGCTGGCGCTGGAGATCGTGGAGGCGGTGGTCAGGTCCGCTGCGCCGCACAACGTTCCGGTCACGCTCAAGATGCGCACCGGCTGGAGCGAAGACCATCGCAATGCCGTCACGCTGGCGCGACGCTTCGAGGCCGCCGGCGTGCAAATGCTGACCGTGCACGGACGCACGCGCGAGCAGGGCTACAAGGGCCATGCCGAATACGACACGATCGCGGCGGTCAAGGCCGCGGTCCGGATTCCGGTTGTCGCCAACGGCGACATCACTTCACCAGAGAAAGCACGCGACGTTCTGGCATCGACCGGCGCGGACGCCATCATGGTCGGCCGTGCCGCGCAGGGCCGGCCGTGGATCTTCCGCGAGATCGCGCATTTCCTCGACACGGGTACGCATCTGGCCCCGCCGCTGGTGGCCGAAGTGCGTCGTCTCATGCTCGATCACCTGAAGGAGCACTACGCCCTCTACGGCGAATACAGCGGCGTGCGAACGGCGCGCAAGCACATCGGCTGGTATGTGCGCGCGCTTCCCGGTGGCGAGGCGTTCCGCTTCGCGATGAATGCGATCGAGGATTGCGATGCGCAATGGCGTGCGGTCGCGGCGTTCTTCGACCTGCTTGCCGGGCAGATGGATCGCATTCCTGCCGCAGCCGAGGGCTCGCTCGATCCGGTGGACGAGCAGATGGTCGATGCACTGGCGTAA
- a CDS encoding Fis family transcriptional regulator yields MSKKHIEDCVRSSLDSYFRDLRGTEPDGMYDMLVRVVEKPLLDVVMTRAEGNQSKAAQWLGLNRNTLRKKLVEHKLLK; encoded by the coding sequence ATGAGCAAGAAACACATCGAAGACTGCGTACGCAGCAGCCTGGACAGTTATTTCCGTGACCTCCGAGGCACCGAGCCCGACGGCATGTACGACATGCTGGTTCGCGTCGTCGAAAAGCCTTTGCTCGATGTCGTCATGACGCGGGCCGAAGGCAACCAATCCAAGGCCGCGCAATGGCTCGGCCTCAACCGCAACACGCTGCGCAAGAAGCTGGTCGAACACAAACTGCTGAAGTAA
- the purH gene encoding bifunctional phosphoribosylaminoimidazolecarboxamide formyltransferase/IMP cyclohydrolase, producing MNALISVSDKTGILEFAQALHALGIKLLSTGGTAKLLADAGLPVTEVAEVTGFPEMLDGRVKTLHPKVHGGLLARRDLPAHMAALKEHGIDTIDLLVVNLYPFEATVAKPGCTLEDAIENIDIGGPAMVRSAAKNWKDVGVLTDASQYPVALAELKAGGKLSDKTKFAFSVAAFNRISQYDGAISDYLSALQEDGTHALFPAQSNGRFVKLQDLRYGENPHQQAAFYRDLYPAPGSLVTAKQLQGKELSYNNIADADAAWECVKSFDAPACVIVKHANPCGVAVGKDALEAYGKAFKTDPTSAFGGIIAFNRPLDRAAAEAVSKQFVEVLMAPGYAPEALEVFKSKVNVRILEIALPPGGKTDWENGRNAVDVKRIGSGLLMQTADNRELSAGELKVVSKKQPTPQQLQDLLFAWKVAKYVKSNAIVFCADGMTMGVGAGQMSRLDSARIASIKAQHANLTLSGTAVASDAFFPFRDGLDVVVDAGATSVIQPGGSMRDQEVIDAADERGVVMVFSGVRHFRH from the coding sequence ATGAATGCACTGATTTCCGTTTCCGACAAGACCGGTATCCTCGAATTTGCCCAGGCGCTGCATGCGCTGGGGATCAAGCTCCTTTCGACCGGCGGAACGGCCAAGCTCCTGGCCGACGCCGGCCTGCCGGTGACCGAGGTGGCCGAAGTCACGGGCTTCCCCGAAATGCTCGACGGCCGCGTGAAGACGCTGCACCCCAAGGTGCACGGCGGCCTGCTGGCCCGCCGCGACCTGCCGGCGCACATGGCCGCGCTGAAGGAACACGGCATCGACACCATCGACTTGCTGGTGGTCAATCTCTATCCGTTCGAAGCCACGGTGGCCAAGCCCGGCTGCACGCTGGAAGACGCGATCGAGAACATCGACATCGGCGGCCCCGCGATGGTGCGCAGCGCAGCCAAGAACTGGAAGGATGTCGGCGTTCTGACCGACGCCTCGCAGTACCCGGTGGCCCTCGCCGAACTGAAGGCCGGCGGCAAGCTCAGCGACAAGACCAAGTTCGCCTTCTCGGTCGCGGCGTTCAACCGCATCAGCCAGTACGACGGCGCGATCAGCGACTACCTCTCGGCGCTTCAGGAAGACGGCACGCATGCGCTGTTCCCGGCGCAGAGCAATGGCCGCTTCGTCAAGCTGCAGGACCTGCGCTATGGCGAGAACCCGCACCAGCAGGCCGCCTTCTACCGCGACCTGTATCCGGCGCCGGGCTCGCTGGTCACGGCGAAGCAGTTGCAGGGCAAGGAGCTGAGCTACAACAACATCGCCGACGCCGATGCGGCGTGGGAATGCGTGAAGAGCTTCGATGCCCCGGCCTGCGTGATCGTGAAGCATGCCAACCCCTGCGGCGTCGCCGTGGGCAAGGATGCGCTGGAGGCCTACGGCAAGGCCTTCAAGACCGATCCGACCTCGGCCTTCGGCGGCATCATCGCCTTCAACCGTCCGCTGGACCGCGCCGCCGCCGAAGCGGTGAGCAAGCAGTTCGTCGAAGTGCTGATGGCGCCGGGCTATGCGCCCGAAGCGCTCGAAGTGTTCAAGAGCAAGGTCAACGTGCGCATCCTCGAGATCGCGCTGCCGCCGGGCGGCAAGACCGATTGGGAGAACGGCCGCAATGCGGTCGACGTCAAGCGCATCGGCTCGGGTCTCCTGATGCAGACCGCCGACAACCGCGAGCTGTCGGCGGGCGAGCTCAAGGTCGTGAGCAAGAAGCAGCCGACGCCGCAGCAGCTCCAGGACCTGCTGTTCGCGTGGAAGGTTGCCAAGTACGTCAAGAGCAACGCGATCGTGTTCTGCGCCGACGGCATGACGATGGGCGTCGGCGCCGGCCAGATGAGCCGACTCGACTCAGCGCGCATCGCGAGCATCAAGGCGCAGCACGCGAATCTCACGCTGTCGGGTACGGCAGTGGCGAGCGATGCGTTCTTCCCGTTCCGCGACGGGCTGGACGTCGTGGTCGATGCGGGTGCGACCTCGGTGATCCAGCCGGGCGGCTCGATGCGCGACCAGGAAGTCATCGATGCCGCGGATGAGCGCGGCGTCGTGATGGTGTTCTCGGGCGTGCGCCATTTCAGACACTGA
- the hemL gene encoding glutamate-1-semialdehyde 2,1-aminomutase produces MPHTDQNEVLFERARAVIPGGVNSPVRAFRAVGGTPRFVKRAQGAYFWDATDKRYIDYIGSWGPMILGHGHPAVVEAVQRAVTEGFSFGAPTEREIELAEAILALVPSMEMVRLVSSGTEAAMSALRLARGATGRKYIIKFEGCYHGHADALLVKAGSGLATFGNPTSAGVPPEVVQHTLVLEYNNIAQLEEAFALHGHEIAGLMIEAIAGNMNFVRASGEFAKRCRELCTQNGALLIFDEVMTGFRVGARGAQGVLGITPDLTVLGKVIGGGMPLAAFGGPRAIMEQLAPLGPVYQAGTLSGNPVATACGLATLKEVARPGFFEALSKKTRALVDGLQAAAAAQGVPFSADCEGGMFGFFLLDALPQNYTAVMKSDGSKFNTLFHGLLDRGVYIAPALYEAGFVSAAHSDEDIAATIEAARQIFASF; encoded by the coding sequence ATGCCACACACTGATCAGAACGAAGTCCTTTTCGAGCGCGCCCGCGCTGTCATCCCCGGGGGCGTCAACTCGCCGGTGCGCGCCTTCCGGGCCGTCGGCGGCACGCCGCGATTCGTGAAGCGCGCGCAGGGCGCGTACTTCTGGGACGCGACGGACAAGCGCTACATCGACTACATCGGTTCCTGGGGCCCGATGATCCTGGGCCACGGGCACCCCGCGGTGGTCGAGGCGGTGCAGCGTGCCGTCACCGAGGGTTTTTCGTTCGGTGCGCCGACCGAGCGCGAGATCGAGCTCGCGGAAGCGATCCTCGCGCTCGTGCCTTCGATGGAAATGGTGCGCCTCGTCAGCTCGGGCACCGAAGCGGCGATGAGCGCGCTGCGCCTCGCGCGCGGCGCGACCGGCCGCAAGTACATCATCAAGTTCGAGGGCTGCTACCACGGCCATGCCGATGCATTGCTGGTCAAGGCGGGCTCGGGCCTCGCGACCTTCGGCAACCCGACCTCCGCCGGCGTGCCGCCCGAGGTGGTGCAGCACACGCTGGTGCTCGAATACAACAACATCGCCCAGCTCGAGGAAGCCTTCGCGCTGCATGGCCATGAAATCGCAGGCCTCATGATCGAGGCCATCGCAGGCAACATGAATTTCGTGCGCGCGAGCGGCGAATTTGCCAAGCGCTGCCGCGAGCTCTGCACGCAGAACGGCGCGCTGCTCATCTTCGACGAGGTCATGACCGGCTTTCGCGTCGGCGCGCGCGGCGCGCAGGGCGTGCTGGGCATCACGCCCGATCTCACGGTGCTCGGCAAGGTGATCGGCGGCGGCATGCCGCTCGCGGCATTCGGCGGGCCGCGCGCGATCATGGAGCAGCTCGCGCCCCTCGGGCCGGTCTACCAGGCCGGCACGCTGTCAGGCAACCCGGTGGCGACCGCCTGCGGACTCGCCACGCTCAAGGAAGTGGCCAGGCCCGGATTCTTCGAGGCGCTCTCGAAGAAGACGCGCGCGCTGGTCGACGGCCTCCAAGCGGCAGCGGCTGCCCAAGGCGTGCCCTTCAGCGCGGACTGCGAAGGCGGCATGTTCGGCTTCTTCCTGCTCGATGCGCTGCCGCAGAACTACACCGCCGTCATGAAGAGCGACGGCAGCAAATTCAACACCCTCTTCCACGGCCTGCTGGACCGCGGCGTCTACATCGCGCCCGCGCTGTACGAGGCCGGCTTCGTCAGCGCGGCCCACAGCGACGAAGACATCGCCGCGACCATCGAAGCGGCACGCCAGATCTTCGCGAGCTTCTGA
- the thiD gene encoding bifunctional hydroxymethylpyrimidine kinase/phosphomethylpyrimidine kinase gives MKTSLLPTEHDHKVSDLTDPQNDEDTAEGGPNPPCVLVFNANDPSGAGGLAADAVAMASVGAHMLPVVTGAYARDTAEIFDFFAFDEEAVSEQARSILEDVEVQLIKIGFVGSPESLSNVAEAATDYPEVPVVAYMPNLSWWDETQIDAYLDAFRDLVLPQTTVLVGNHSTLWRWLLPDWGGERPPSARDIAKAAGEFGVPYTLVTGIVLPEQYIDNVLASPQSVLASEKYERLDAVFAGAGDTLSAALAALLASGTDLAAAATEALSYMDRCLDAGFRPGMGHVLPDRLFWAQPEEEDNGDAGSPPDFALPPHDTRH, from the coding sequence ATGAAAACTTCCCTACTACCAACAGAGCACGATCACAAAGTGAGCGATCTTACCGACCCCCAGAACGACGAAGACACCGCGGAAGGTGGCCCGAATCCGCCCTGCGTGCTCGTCTTCAATGCAAACGATCCGAGCGGCGCGGGCGGCTTGGCCGCGGACGCGGTGGCAATGGCCTCCGTGGGGGCCCACATGCTACCCGTCGTCACGGGCGCCTACGCGCGTGACACGGCCGAAATCTTCGACTTCTTTGCGTTCGACGAGGAAGCGGTGTCGGAGCAGGCGCGCTCGATCCTCGAGGACGTGGAGGTGCAGCTCATCAAGATCGGCTTCGTCGGCTCGCCCGAGAGCCTGAGCAACGTGGCCGAGGCCGCGACCGACTATCCCGAAGTCCCGGTCGTGGCCTACATGCCCAACCTGTCGTGGTGGGACGAGACCCAGATCGACGCCTACCTCGACGCCTTCCGCGACCTCGTGCTGCCGCAGACCACGGTGCTGGTCGGCAATCACAGCACGCTGTGGCGATGGCTTCTGCCCGACTGGGGCGGCGAGCGCCCGCCCAGCGCGCGCGACATCGCCAAGGCGGCCGGCGAATTCGGCGTGCCCTACACGCTGGTCACCGGGATCGTCCTGCCCGAGCAGTACATCGACAACGTGCTGGCGTCGCCGCAATCGGTGCTCGCCAGCGAGAAGTACGAACGCCTCGATGCGGTTTTCGCCGGCGCCGGCGACACGCTGTCCGCCGCGCTCGCCGCGCTGCTCGCGAGCGGCACCGATCTCGCGGCCGCCGCGACCGAGGCCTTGAGCTACATGGACCGCTGCCTGGACGCCGGCTTCCGGCCGGGCATGGGCCACGTGCTGCCGGACAGGCTCTTCTGGGCCCAGCCCGAAGAGGAAGACAACGGCGATGCGGGTTCGCCGCCGGATTTCGCGCTCCCGCCGCACGACACCCGGCACTGA
- a CDS encoding rubredoxin codes for MNTKTWMCLICGWIYDESVGVPEDGIAPGTAWADVPMNWTCPECGARKEDFEMVEI; via the coding sequence ATGAATACGAAAACCTGGATGTGCCTGATTTGCGGGTGGATCTACGACGAGTCGGTCGGAGTACCGGAAGATGGTATTGCGCCCGGGACGGCGTGGGCAGATGTTCCGATGAACTGGACCTGCCCGGAATGCGGGGCACGCAAGGAAGATTTCGAGATGGTTGAGATCTGA
- a CDS encoding response regulator: MSANGSGYKVLVIDDSNTIRRSAEIFLKQGGHEVLLAEDGFDALSKVNDHKPHLIFCDILMPRLDGYQTCAIIKRNSHFSNVPVVMLSSKDGVFDKARGRMVGSQDYLTKPFTKDQLLNAVQQFGTLQEA, from the coding sequence ATGAGCGCGAATGGATCCGGCTACAAGGTGCTTGTCATCGACGACAGCAACACCATTCGGCGCAGCGCCGAGATCTTCCTCAAGCAGGGCGGGCATGAAGTTCTCCTCGCCGAAGACGGCTTCGATGCCCTGTCCAAGGTCAACGACCACAAGCCCCACCTCATTTTTTGCGACATCCTGATGCCGCGCCTGGACGGCTATCAGACTTGCGCCATCATCAAGCGCAATTCGCACTTCTCCAATGTTCCCGTCGTGATGCTCTCGTCCAAGGACGGTGTGTTCGACAAGGCCCGCGGCCGCATGGTCGGTTCGCAGGACTACCTCACCAAACCCTTCACCAAAGACCAATTGCTCAACGCCGTGCAGCAGTTCGGCACCCTTCAGGAAGCGTAG
- a CDS encoding response regulator transcription factor, which yields MPIRKVLVVDDSKTELVFLSELLQKNGFSVKTAENADDAMRRLEEEQPDLILMDVVMPGQNGFQLTRAIARHPQYATVPIILCTSKNQETDRVWGMRQGAKDYIVKPVNPAELMAKISALA from the coding sequence ATGCCCATTCGCAAAGTGCTCGTGGTCGACGACTCGAAGACCGAGCTGGTTTTTCTCTCCGAGCTCCTCCAGAAGAACGGCTTTTCGGTGAAGACCGCGGAGAACGCGGACGACGCCATGCGCCGCCTCGAGGAAGAGCAGCCCGACCTGATCCTGATGGATGTCGTGATGCCCGGCCAGAACGGCTTCCAGCTCACCCGCGCGATCGCTCGCCATCCCCAGTACGCAACGGTGCCGATCATCCTGTGCACCAGCAAGAACCAGGAAACCGACCGCGTGTGGGGCATGCGTCAGGGGGCGAAGGACTACATCGTCAAGCCGGTGAATCCGGCAGAGTTGATGGCCAAGATCAGTGCGCTGGCCTGA
- a CDS encoding chemotaxis protein CheW: MANRDALRAFQSRLAGRLQAARTSGVSASWLAVEAGDANYLFPLGHAGEIFPWVPPQHVPYTEPWFLGVANLRGGLYGVVELAGFLTGAQAAPATSEAAHAQSRLVALNEMLEVNCALRIDRLVGLRGVDAFVASEAPDADAPAWLGHTYTDSTGGRWQEVNLQALSQQPRFLSIGA, encoded by the coding sequence ATGGCCAATCGAGATGCCCTCCGTGCATTCCAGTCCCGGCTTGCCGGCCGCTTGCAGGCTGCGCGCACGTCGGGTGTTTCCGCATCGTGGCTCGCGGTCGAGGCCGGCGATGCCAACTACCTGTTCCCGCTCGGGCACGCGGGCGAAATCTTTCCCTGGGTCCCGCCGCAGCATGTGCCCTACACCGAGCCGTGGTTCCTCGGTGTGGCCAATCTTCGCGGCGGCCTGTACGGCGTCGTCGAGCTCGCCGGCTTCCTGACCGGTGCACAGGCTGCGCCGGCGACCAGCGAGGCGGCGCATGCACAGTCCCGCCTGGTCGCGCTCAACGAGATGCTCGAAGTCAACTGCGCCTTGCGGATCGACCGGCTGGTCGGCTTGCGGGGCGTGGACGCCTTCGTTGCCTCCGAGGCCCCGGACGCCGATGCGCCGGCCTGGCTCGGCCACACATACACCGATTCCACCGGGGGGCGTTGGCAGGAGGTCAATCTCCAGGCGCTTTCCCAGCAACCCCGTTTTTTGAGCATCGGCGCCTGA
- a CDS encoding methyl-accepting chemotaxis protein, with product MDNIETVQNADEPTVAVPRDAAKASAAQSADASTSGDGVSGPTDQAPQIEDAIPAASSSSARSRSRRSQRSSPARQQRILALALAGVVLLLMLVAGSAILRAERLAQQVAATGQSLMQSQRLAKSVSQALVGNVSAFTEVKESSDDLSRRVQGLASGDDALKLERVGTQYDIELGKITPLVERADKSAKAVLAQQKILTQVGNALRDINRQSSDLLEMTETVASLKMQQNATLPEISAAGQLVMLTQRIGKSANEFLTVEGVSPDAVFLLGKDLNSFQEITRGLLDGSSQQRLPGTRDAQTRQQLDAILKTYEQTRTQASAILGNLQGLVAAREAQAAILADSEPLRNALGDLQEKLSARTGLGAGTVVMLFVLSLAALALAGAIGFVQVREGRERAASAERERVEAERASEDAARVNAANQAAILRLMNELQTVAEGDLTQEATVTEDITGAIADSVNYTVEELRLLVGNVQNTATRVAHTTSQVENTSTELLAASTEQLREIRETGQSVLTMAERINGVSSQAQESATVARQSLQAASSGLQAVQNAIGGMNAIRDQIQETSKRIKRLGESSQEIGEITELISDITEQTNVLALNAAIQAASAGEAGRGFSVVAEEVQRLAERSADATRQISALVKAIQTDTQDAVGAMERSTQGVVEGAKLSDNAGTALSEIDRVSRRLADLIEQISLSASREADSANVVAANIQHIFAVTEQTGEGTRTTAQQVRELSHMAEELRQSVARFKIS from the coding sequence ATGGACAACATCGAAACCGTGCAGAACGCGGACGAGCCCACCGTGGCGGTGCCGCGCGATGCCGCGAAGGCATCGGCGGCGCAGTCCGCCGATGCGTCCACGTCGGGCGATGGCGTGTCTGGCCCCACGGATCAGGCGCCCCAGATCGAGGACGCGATTCCGGCCGCGTCGTCCAGCTCGGCAAGGTCGCGTTCCAGGCGCTCGCAACGCTCCAGCCCGGCCCGGCAGCAGCGGATCCTTGCGCTCGCGCTGGCCGGCGTGGTGCTGTTGCTGATGCTGGTCGCCGGTTCCGCCATTCTTCGCGCCGAGCGTCTTGCCCAGCAGGTGGCTGCCACCGGCCAGTCGCTGATGCAGTCGCAGCGTCTTGCCAAATCGGTTTCGCAGGCGCTGGTCGGCAATGTGAGCGCCTTCACCGAAGTCAAGGAAAGCTCGGACGACCTGAGCCGCCGCGTGCAGGGCCTGGCGAGCGGTGACGATGCGCTCAAGCTGGAGCGCGTCGGCACCCAGTACGACATCGAACTCGGCAAGATCACGCCGCTGGTCGAGCGCGCGGACAAGAGCGCCAAGGCGGTCCTGGCCCAGCAGAAGATCCTCACGCAGGTGGGCAACGCGCTGCGCGACATCAATCGCCAGTCGTCCGACCTGCTCGAAATGACCGAGACCGTCGCCTCGCTCAAGATGCAGCAGAACGCGACCCTGCCCGAGATCTCCGCGGCCGGCCAGCTCGTGATGCTGACCCAGCGCATCGGCAAGTCGGCCAACGAATTCCTGACGGTCGAAGGCGTTAGCCCGGACGCGGTGTTCCTGCTCGGCAAGGACCTGAACTCGTTCCAGGAAATCACGCGCGGCCTGCTCGACGGCAGCAGCCAGCAGCGCCTGCCCGGCACGCGTGACGCGCAGACCCGCCAGCAACTCGACGCCATCCTCAAGACCTACGAGCAGACCCGCACGCAGGCCAGCGCCATCCTGGGCAACCTGCAGGGCCTGGTCGCCGCGCGCGAAGCGCAGGCCGCGATCCTGGCCGACAGCGAACCCCTGCGGAACGCGCTCGGCGACCTGCAGGAAAAGCTCTCGGCCCGCACCGGCCTGGGCGCCGGCACCGTCGTGATGCTGTTCGTGCTGTCGCTGGCCGCGCTGGCGCTGGCCGGCGCGATCGGCTTCGTGCAGGTCCGCGAAGGGCGCGAGCGTGCCGCATCCGCCGAGCGCGAGCGTGTCGAAGCCGAGCGCGCCAGTGAAGACGCTGCGCGCGTCAACGCCGCCAACCAGGCCGCGATCTTGCGACTCATGAACGAACTGCAGACCGTCGCCGAAGGCGATCTGACGCAGGAGGCGACCGTGACCGAGGACATCACCGGCGCCATCGCCGACTCGGTGAACTACACGGTGGAAGAACTGCGCCTCCTGGTGGGCAACGTGCAGAACACGGCGACCCGCGTGGCCCACACCACGTCGCAGGTGGAAAACACCTCGACCGAACTGCTCGCCGCATCGACCGAACAGCTTCGCGAGATCCGCGAAACCGGCCAGTCGGTGCTCACGATGGCCGAGCGGATCAACGGTGTGTCCTCGCAGGCGCAGGAATCGGCAACGGTGGCGCGCCAGTCGCTGCAGGCCGCTTCGTCGGGCCTGCAGGCGGTGCAGAACGCCATTGGCGGCATGAACGCCATCCGCGACCAGATCCAGGAAACCTCCAAGCGGATCAAGCGCCTGGGCGAATCGTCGCAGGAGATCGGTGAAATCACCGAGCTGATCTCGGATATTACCGAACAGACGAACGTGCTGGCGCTCAACGCCGCCATCCAGGCCGCATCCGCCGGCGAGGCCGGCCGCGGCTTCTCGGTGGTGGCGGAAGAAGTCCAGCGACTGGCCGAACGCTCCGCGGACGCGACGCGCCAGATCTCGGCGCTGGTGAAGGCGATTCAGACCGACACGCAGGATGCGGTGGGCGCCATGGAGCGTTCCACGCAGGGTGTGGTCGAGGGCGCGAAGCTGTCCGACAACGCCGGTACGGCGCTCTCCGAGATCGACCGCGTGTCGCGCCGTCTGGCGGACCTGATCGAGCAGATCTCGCTCTCGGCATCCCGCGAAGCGGATTCCGCCAACGTGGTGGCCGCCAACATCCAGCACATCTTCGCCGTGACCGAGCAGACCGGCGAAGGCACGCGCACCACGGCCCAGCAGGTGCGCGAGCTCTCGCACATGGCCGAGGAGCTGCGTCAGTCGGTGGCTCGTTTCAAGATTTCCTGA